One part of the Streptomyces sp. NBC_00286 genome encodes these proteins:
- a CDS encoding M23 family metallopeptidase, whose protein sequence is MRAERFRRDRRRQRCLRTWLALLLGLTVAALGIALPAAGAPAPGGADDPAPPGTDPPVPAAGRAWPVGVRPPVTRGWVPPTTEYGRGHRGVDLAAPPGAPVRAVAPGRVSFAGRVAGRGVLSIELDSTGDPPLRTTYEPVRATAKKGDEVAPGDIVGVVEPTGSHCQASCLHWGLLRAGTYLDPLSLLPPGLLRRGPSRLLPVIGVPEEPPT, encoded by the coding sequence ATGCGAGCAGAACGATTCCGACGAGACCGACGACGTCAACGATGCCTTCGTACATGGCTGGCCTTGCTGTTGGGCCTCACGGTGGCCGCCCTCGGCATCGCCTTACCCGCTGCCGGGGCACCGGCTCCCGGCGGCGCGGACGATCCGGCACCGCCGGGAACCGATCCCCCGGTCCCGGCTGCCGGCCGCGCTTGGCCTGTTGGGGTACGCCCGCCGGTGACCCGCGGCTGGGTCCCGCCGACGACTGAGTACGGCCGGGGCCACCGCGGCGTGGACCTCGCGGCACCACCGGGTGCCCCGGTCCGCGCCGTAGCCCCCGGCCGTGTCTCCTTCGCGGGCAGGGTCGCGGGCCGCGGAGTCCTCTCGATCGAACTCGACAGCACCGGCGACCCTCCTCTGCGCACCACATACGAACCCGTGCGCGCGACAGCGAAGAAGGGAGACGAGGTAGCCCCGGGCGACATCGTCGGCGTCGTGGAACCCACGGGCTCCCACTGCCAGGCATCCTGCCTGCACTGGGGCCTACTCCGAGCCGGCACCTACCTGGACCCGCTTTCCTTGCTGCCCCCAGGGCTACTCCGCCGGGGTCCTTCACGCCTGCTTCCGGTCATCGGCGTACCGGAGGAGCCACCGACGTAG
- a CDS encoding NUDIX hydrolase: MRKVARVVLLDPRDRILLLHGHEPEDPSDDWWFTPGGGVEGEETREEAALRELAEETGITDVELGPVLWRRTCSFPFAGRRWDQDEWYFLARTSQTATEALGLTELERRSVAGARWWTCQELLQAHETVYPTRLAGLLSRLLDEGPPARPEILDTEIV; this comes from the coding sequence CTGCGGAAGGTCGCGCGGGTGGTGCTTCTCGATCCGCGGGACCGCATCCTGCTGCTGCACGGCCATGAGCCCGAGGATCCGTCGGACGACTGGTGGTTCACCCCGGGCGGCGGCGTGGAAGGCGAGGAGACGCGCGAGGAAGCCGCATTGCGGGAACTCGCGGAGGAGACCGGCATCACCGACGTCGAGCTCGGTCCGGTGCTCTGGCGGCGGACATGCTCGTTCCCGTTCGCAGGACGCCGCTGGGACCAGGACGAATGGTATTTCCTGGCCCGTACGTCTCAGACGGCCACCGAGGCCCTCGGTCTGACCGAGCTGGAACGACGCAGTGTCGCAGGAGCACGCTGGTGGACGTGCCAGGAACTACTCCAGGCACATGAGACGGTGTATCCGACCAGACTCGCCGGGCTGCTGAGCAGGCTGCTCGACGAGGGTCCCCCGGCCAGGCCCGAGATCCTGGACACCGAAATCGTCTAG
- the rpsB gene encoding 30S ribosomal protein S2, with product MAVVTMRELLESGVHFGHQTRRWNPKMKRFIFTERNGIYIIDLLQSLSYIDRAYEFVKETVAHGGTVMFVGTKKQAQEAIAEQATRVGMPYVNQRWLGGMLTNFSTVYKRLQRLKELEQIDFEDVAASGLTKKELLVLSREKAKLEKTLGGIREMQKVPSAVWIVDTKKEHIAVGEARKLNIPVVAILDTNCDPDEVDYKIPGNDDAIRSVTLLTRVIADAVAEGLIARSGAAAEAKGEKAAGEPLAEWERDLLEGGEKKAEEATATTEAPAPDAAEAPAAAEAPAEAAAEAPAEAAAEAPAAEAEKPAEVEQA from the coding sequence ATGGCCGTCGTCACGATGCGGGAGCTGCTGGAAAGCGGCGTCCACTTCGGTCACCAGACCCGCCGTTGGAACCCGAAGATGAAGCGATTCATCTTCACGGAGCGCAACGGCATTTACATCATCGACCTGCTCCAGTCGCTGTCGTACATCGACCGCGCCTACGAGTTCGTCAAGGAGACCGTCGCCCACGGCGGCACGGTCATGTTCGTCGGCACGAAGAAGCAGGCGCAGGAGGCCATCGCCGAGCAGGCCACCCGCGTCGGCATGCCCTACGTCAACCAGCGCTGGCTGGGCGGCATGCTCACCAACTTCTCGACCGTCTACAAGCGCCTGCAGCGCCTGAAGGAGCTCGAGCAGATCGACTTCGAGGACGTGGCCGCCTCCGGCCTCACCAAGAAGGAGCTGCTGGTCCTCTCCCGCGAGAAGGCCAAGCTGGAGAAGACCCTCGGCGGTATCCGCGAGATGCAGAAGGTGCCCAGCGCCGTCTGGATCGTGGACACCAAGAAGGAGCACATCGCGGTCGGCGAGGCCCGGAAGCTCAACATTCCGGTCGTCGCCATCCTCGACACCAACTGCGACCCCGACGAGGTCGACTACAAGATCCCGGGCAACGACGACGCGATCCGCTCCGTCACCCTGCTCACCCGTGTGATCGCCGACGCCGTCGCCGAGGGCCTCATCGCCCGCTCCGGTGCCGCCGCCGAGGCCAAGGGCGAGAAGGCCGCGGGCGAGCCGCTCGCCGAGTGGGAGCGCGACCTGCTCGAGGGTGGCGAGAAGAAGGCCGAGGAGGCCACCGCCACCACCGAGGCGCCGGCCCCCGACGCTGCCGAGGCCCCGGCCGCTGCTGAGGCCCCCGCCGAGGCTGCTGCCGAAGCCCCCGCCGAGGCTGCCGCTGAGGCCCCCGCCGCCGAGGCCGAGAAGCCGGCCGAGGTCGAGCAGGCCTGA
- a CDS encoding phosphatidate cytidylyltransferase codes for MNDSSWGAPPQAGYWGPSDQGPAQGAAPAGPAYDTHNAQQTRPMPIVPDVPAHGGDQDDDRGAAVSGGPLFRDETPSTPPHRAPSHHQPQPQHQPHPQPQSQEPMSSASEPASAPQKKNAGRDLGAAIGVGVALGAVIVVSLFVVKAVFVGVIAVAVVVGLWELTSRLQERKSIKAPLVPLALGGAAMVVAGYVRGAEGAWVAMALTALAVLVWRMTEPPDGYLKDVTAGVFAAFYIPFLATFVAMMLTADDGAKRVLTFLALAVVSDTGAYAVGWRFGKHKLAPRISPGKTREGLLGAVAFAMVAGALFMQFLIEDGTWWQGLLMGLAVAVTATLGDLGESMIKRDLGIKDMGTLLPGHGGIMDRLDSLLPTAPVVWLLMVIFVGSG; via the coding sequence ATGAACGACTCTTCCTGGGGGGCGCCGCCACAAGCCGGGTACTGGGGGCCGTCCGACCAGGGGCCCGCTCAGGGGGCTGCCCCGGCGGGTCCCGCGTACGACACGCACAACGCCCAGCAGACTCGCCCCATGCCCATCGTGCCCGACGTACCCGCGCATGGCGGAGACCAGGATGACGACCGGGGGGCCGCCGTGTCGGGTGGCCCCCTGTTCCGCGACGAGACGCCGTCGACGCCGCCGCACCGGGCCCCGTCGCACCACCAGCCCCAACCCCAGCACCAACCGCATCCTCAGCCTCAGTCGCAGGAGCCCATGTCCAGCGCCTCAGAGCCGGCGTCCGCACCGCAGAAGAAGAACGCGGGCCGCGACCTGGGCGCTGCCATAGGAGTCGGCGTCGCGCTCGGCGCGGTGATCGTCGTATCGCTGTTCGTCGTCAAGGCCGTCTTCGTCGGCGTCATAGCGGTCGCCGTCGTGGTCGGCCTGTGGGAGCTGACCTCGCGGCTCCAGGAGCGCAAGAGCATCAAGGCACCTCTCGTGCCGCTCGCGCTCGGCGGTGCCGCGATGGTCGTCGCCGGATACGTACGGGGCGCAGAGGGCGCCTGGGTGGCGATGGCGCTCACCGCACTCGCCGTCCTCGTCTGGCGCATGACGGAACCTCCCGACGGCTACCTCAAGGACGTCACGGCGGGCGTTTTCGCGGCCTTCTACATCCCGTTTCTGGCCACGTTCGTGGCGATGATGCTCACCGCCGACGACGGTGCGAAGCGGGTCCTCACGTTCCTGGCGCTGGCCGTGGTGAGTGACACAGGCGCGTACGCCGTCGGCTGGCGCTTCGGCAAGCACAAGCTGGCCCCGCGCATCAGTCCTGGCAAGACCCGCGAGGGCCTGCTCGGCGCGGTCGCCTTCGCCATGGTGGCGGGCGCACTGTTCATGCAGTTCCTGATCGAGGACGGCACCTGGTGGCAGGGCCTGCTCATGGGCCTCGCGGTCGCGGTCACCGCCACCCTGGGCGACCTCGGCGAGTCCATGATCAAGCGGGACCTCGGCATCAAGGACATGGGGACACTGCTGCCGGGGCATGGCGGCATCATGGATCGCTTGGATTCGCTGCTGCCTACGGCGCCCGTGGTGTGGCTGCTGATGGTGATCTTCGTCGGTTCTGGGTGA
- the pyrH gene encoding UMP kinase: MTTTKADKDDKSDHGKGAGRFLLKLSGEAFAGGGGLGVDPDVVHKIAREVAAVVRGGAQIAVVIGGGNFFRGAELQQRGMDRARSDYMGMLGTVMNCLALQDFLEKEGIDSRVQTAITMGQVAEPYIPLRAVRHLEKGRVVIFGAGMGMPYFSTDTTAAQRALEIDAEALLMGKNGVDGVYDSDPKTNSEAVKFDSLSYGEVITRDLKVADMTAITLCRDNKLPILVFELLAEGNIARAVKGEKIGTLVGDQGSRA; encoded by the coding sequence ATGACCACCACCAAGGCCGACAAGGACGACAAGAGCGATCACGGCAAAGGCGCGGGGCGCTTTCTGCTGAAGCTTTCCGGTGAGGCGTTCGCCGGTGGCGGGGGGCTGGGCGTCGACCCCGACGTGGTGCACAAAATCGCCCGAGAGGTGGCCGCCGTCGTCCGCGGTGGTGCCCAGATCGCCGTCGTCATCGGCGGCGGCAACTTCTTCCGCGGCGCCGAATTGCAGCAGCGCGGCATGGACCGGGCCCGCTCCGACTACATGGGCATGCTCGGTACGGTCATGAACTGCCTTGCCCTTCAGGATTTCCTGGAGAAGGAGGGCATCGACTCGCGCGTCCAGACCGCCATCACCATGGGGCAGGTCGCGGAGCCGTACATCCCGCTGCGTGCCGTACGCCACCTGGAGAAGGGCCGCGTGGTCATCTTCGGCGCCGGTATGGGCATGCCGTACTTCTCCACCGACACCACCGCCGCCCAGCGCGCCCTGGAGATCGACGCCGAAGCCCTCCTGATGGGCAAGAACGGTGTGGACGGGGTCTACGACTCCGATCCGAAGACCAACTCCGAGGCCGTCAAGTTCGACTCGCTCAGCTATGGCGAGGTCATCACGCGGGACCTGAAGGTCGCCGACATGACGGCCATCACGCTCTGCCGGGACAACAAGCTGCCCATCCTGGTCTTCGAGCTTCTGGCGGAGGGCAATATCGCGCGCGCCGTCAAGGGTGAGAAGATCGGCACTCTCGTGGGTGATCAGGGCAGCCGGGCCTGA
- the tsf gene encoding translation elongation factor Ts, producing MANYTAADVKKLRELTGAGMMDCKKALDEADGNVDKAVEALRIKGQKGVAKREGRSAENGAVVSLIADDNTSGVLVELKCETDFVAKGEKFQAAANALAAHVAATSPADLEALLASEIEPGKTVQAYVDEANANLGEKIVLDRFAQFSGAYVSAYMHRTMPDLPPQIGVLVELDKPDAETAKGIAQHIAAFAPKYLSREDVPAEVVESERRVAEETTRAEGKPEAALPKIVEGRVNAFFKDATLLGQPYALDQKKSVQKVLDEAGVTLKRFVRIKVGI from the coding sequence ATGGCGAACTACACCGCCGCCGACGTCAAGAAGCTCCGTGAGCTCACCGGCGCCGGCATGATGGACTGCAAGAAGGCGCTCGACGAGGCCGACGGCAACGTCGACAAGGCCGTCGAGGCCCTGCGCATCAAGGGCCAGAAGGGCGTCGCCAAGCGCGAGGGCCGCTCCGCCGAGAACGGCGCCGTCGTCTCCCTGATCGCCGACGACAACACCTCCGGTGTCCTCGTCGAGCTGAAGTGCGAGACGGACTTCGTCGCCAAGGGCGAGAAGTTCCAGGCCGCCGCGAACGCGCTCGCCGCGCACGTCGCCGCCACCTCCCCGGCCGACCTCGAGGCGCTCCTCGCCTCCGAGATCGAGCCCGGCAAGACGGTCCAGGCGTACGTCGACGAGGCCAACGCCAACCTGGGCGAGAAGATCGTCCTGGACCGCTTCGCCCAGTTCTCCGGCGCGTACGTCTCCGCGTACATGCACCGCACCATGCCCGACCTGCCCCCGCAGATCGGTGTCCTCGTCGAGCTGGACAAGCCGGACGCCGAGACCGCCAAGGGCATCGCCCAGCACATCGCCGCCTTCGCGCCCAAGTACCTCTCCCGTGAGGACGTTCCGGCCGAGGTCGTCGAGAGCGAGCGCCGGGTCGCCGAGGAGACCACGCGTGCCGAGGGCAAGCCCGAGGCCGCCCTGCCGAAGATCGTCGAGGGTCGCGTCAACGCCTTCTTCAAGGACGCCACGCTCCTCGGCCAGCCGTACGCGCTCGACCAGAAGAAGTCCGTCCAGAAGGTCCTGGACGAGGCCGGTGTCACCCTGAAGCGCTTCGTGCGCATCAAGGTCGGCATCTGA
- a CDS encoding DUF2469 domain-containing protein, whose amino-acid sequence MSAEDLEKYETEMELKLYREYRDVVGLFKYVIETERRFYLTNDYEMQVHSVQGEVFFEVSMADAWVWDMYRPARFVKQVRVLTFKDVNIEELNKSDLELPSS is encoded by the coding sequence ATGAGCGCCGAGGACCTCGAGAAGTACGAGACCGAGATGGAGCTGAAGCTCTACCGGGAGTACCGCGACGTCGTCGGTCTGTTCAAATACGTGATCGAGACCGAGCGGCGCTTCTACCTCACGAACGACTATGAAATGCAGGTTCACTCGGTTCAGGGTGAAGTGTTCTTCGAGGTGTCCATGGCGGACGCCTGGGTGTGGGACATGTACCGGCCTGCTCGATTCGTGAAGCAGGTCCGAGTACTCACGTTCAAGGACGTGAACATTGAGGAGCTGAACAAGAGCGACCTCGAGCTGCCGAGCAGCTGA
- the dprA gene encoding DNA-processing protein DprA, giving the protein MSGGDEQVNGDGERVSAGDERLHRVFLARVIEPGDEVCGRWLRQLGAGEVVRRLFGRGEQLPGVTDKRWAGLRARAQQTDPERDLAAARDAGMRFVCPGDPEWSAQLDDLGDARPIGLWVRGRPNLRIWALRSVAVVGARACTEYGAHMAAILGAGLAERGWVVVSGGAYGVDGAAHRGALGAGGATVAVLACGVDQPYPRGHTQLITRIAEQGLVIGELPPGDHPTPSRFILRNRVIAALTRGTVVVEAAYRSGALVTARAAQRLGRYTIGVPGPATSGLSAGVHELLRGDAVLVTDAAEIAELVGDMGDLAPDRRGPVLPRDLLDPDARRVLAALPARRIASAEEIARGAGTTQDDAVGKLYELRSLGYVERHGDGWKLTREAMIPVHLDRGRC; this is encoded by the coding sequence GTGAGCGGTGGGGATGAGCAGGTGAACGGAGATGGCGAGCGGGTGAGCGCGGGCGACGAGCGGCTGCACCGGGTTTTTCTCGCGCGCGTCATCGAACCTGGGGACGAGGTCTGCGGGCGCTGGCTCCGGCAACTCGGGGCCGGCGAGGTGGTGCGGCGCCTCTTTGGACGCGGAGAACAGCTGCCGGGGGTGACGGACAAACGGTGGGCGGGCCTGCGAGCCAGAGCCCAGCAGACGGATCCGGAGCGGGACCTGGCGGCCGCGCGCGACGCCGGGATGCGGTTCGTATGTCCCGGCGACCCCGAGTGGTCGGCGCAGCTCGACGACCTGGGGGACGCGCGGCCCATCGGACTATGGGTACGAGGGCGGCCCAATCTGCGGATATGGGCATTGCGCTCCGTCGCGGTCGTGGGCGCCCGGGCCTGCACCGAGTACGGCGCCCATATGGCAGCCATCCTCGGCGCGGGGCTCGCGGAGCGGGGTTGGGTCGTGGTGTCCGGAGGCGCGTACGGAGTCGACGGTGCGGCGCATCGCGGTGCCCTCGGGGCCGGCGGAGCCACCGTCGCCGTGCTCGCCTGCGGGGTCGACCAGCCGTACCCGCGCGGACACACCCAGTTGATCACCAGGATCGCGGAACAGGGCCTGGTCATCGGAGAGTTGCCACCCGGCGATCACCCAACGCCGAGCAGATTCATCCTCCGCAACAGGGTCATCGCGGCGCTGACCCGCGGCACGGTGGTCGTCGAGGCCGCCTACCGCAGCGGCGCACTCGTGACCGCGCGCGCCGCACAGCGCTTGGGGCGCTACACCATAGGAGTGCCGGGCCCCGCCACCAGCGGGCTCTCGGCCGGTGTGCACGAACTGCTGCGTGGCGACGCGGTGCTCGTCACCGACGCCGCCGAGATCGCCGAGCTGGTCGGCGACATGGGTGACCTGGCGCCGGACCGGCGCGGGCCGGTACTCCCGCGGGACCTCCTGGACCCGGACGCTCGCCGAGTGCTTGCCGCGCTGCCCGCCCGAAGGATCGCGTCGGCCGAGGAGATCGCCAGGGGCGCCGGGACGACGCAGGACGACGCGGTCGGGAAGCTGTACGAACTCCGGTCACTTGGCTACGTCGAACGACACGGCGACGGCTGGAAGTTGACACGCGAGGCGATGATCCCCGTCCACCTGGATCGGGGGCGATGCTGA
- a CDS encoding YraN family protein, with the protein MNARTARGALGKYGEDLAARRLGEAGMTVLERNWRCGRTGEIDIVARDGDAVVVCEVKTRRAGAFEHPMAGITPLKAERLRGLAERWVQEHGGAPPGGVRIDVVGVLLPDRGAPVVEHVRGAA; encoded by the coding sequence ATGAACGCACGCACTGCACGAGGCGCACTCGGCAAGTACGGCGAGGACCTGGCCGCGCGGCGGTTGGGCGAGGCCGGGATGACGGTCCTGGAGCGCAACTGGCGCTGTGGCAGGACCGGTGAGATCGACATCGTGGCCCGGGACGGCGACGCGGTCGTCGTCTGCGAGGTCAAAACCCGCCGGGCCGGTGCCTTCGAGCACCCGATGGCCGGCATCACGCCCCTCAAGGCGGAGCGGCTGCGGGGACTGGCCGAGCGCTGGGTGCAGGAACACGGAGGAGCGCCACCAGGCGGCGTACGGATCGATGTCGTCGGCGTTCTTCTCCCCGACCGCGGCGCGCCCGTCGTCGAGCATGTACGGGGGGCGGCCTGA
- the whiG gene encoding RNA polymerase sigma factor WhiG, with product MPQHTSGSDRAAVPPAAHGDVRPPAPSTLDELWRSYKATGDERLREQLILHYSPLVKYVAGRVSVGLPPNVEQADFVSSGVFGLIDAIEKFDIEREIKFETYAITRIRGAMIDELRALDWIPRSVRQKARNVERAYATLEARLRRSPSEGEVADELGIGVDELHAVFSQLSLANVVALEELLHAGGESGDRLSLMDTLEDTAADNPVEVAEDRELRRFLARAINTLPEREKTVVTLYYYEGLTLAEIGNVLGVTESRVSQIHTKSVLQLRAKLASFGR from the coding sequence ATGCCCCAGCACACCTCCGGGTCTGACCGGGCGGCTGTTCCCCCCGCTGCCCACGGCGACGTGCGGCCGCCCGCGCCCTCGACGCTCGACGAGTTGTGGAGGTCGTACAAGGCAACGGGCGACGAGCGGTTGCGCGAGCAGCTGATCCTGCACTACTCGCCGTTGGTCAAGTACGTCGCGGGCCGGGTGAGTGTGGGGCTGCCGCCGAATGTGGAGCAGGCGGACTTCGTCTCGTCCGGGGTGTTCGGGCTGATCGATGCGATCGAGAAGTTCGACATCGAGCGGGAGATCAAGTTCGAGACGTACGCGATCACCCGGATCCGGGGCGCGATGATCGACGAACTGCGGGCCCTGGACTGGATTCCGCGATCCGTGCGGCAGAAGGCGCGCAACGTCGAGCGGGCCTACGCGACGCTGGAGGCCCGGCTGCGGCGCAGCCCCTCGGAGGGCGAGGTGGCCGACGAATTGGGCATCGGGGTCGATGAACTCCACGCCGTCTTCAGCCAGTTGTCGCTGGCGAACGTGGTCGCCCTGGAGGAGCTGCTGCACGCCGGAGGCGAGAGCGGCGACCGGCTGAGCCTGATGGACACGCTCGAGGACACCGCGGCCGACAACCCCGTGGAGGTCGCCGAGGACCGCGAGCTGCGGCGATTTCTCGCACGGGCCATCAACACGCTGCCCGAGCGCGAGAAGACCGTGGTCACGCTGTACTACTACGAGGGCCTCACACTTGCCGAGATCGGCAACGTGCTCGGGGTGACGGAGAGCCGGGTCAGCCAGATTCACACGAAGTCGGTGCTCCAGCTACGGGCGAAGCTGGCGAGCTTCGGACGCTGA
- a CDS encoding TetR/AcrR family transcriptional regulator translates to MAEHRSMQRAALLDAARSLLSQGGTEALTFPALAERTGLARSSVYEYFRSRAAVVEELCAVDFPVWAAEVEAAMSQAQTPEGKVEAYVRQQLALVGDRRHRAVVAISASELDAGAREKIRAAHGGLVAMIVEALGDMGHDQPRMAAMLLQGIVDAAVRRIELGAAEDPDAITEAAVKMALRGVRG, encoded by the coding sequence GTGGCCGAGCACCGGTCGATGCAGCGAGCCGCCCTGTTGGACGCGGCCCGATCACTGCTGTCGCAGGGTGGGACTGAGGCGCTGACGTTCCCCGCGCTCGCCGAGCGCACGGGACTCGCGCGGTCCTCCGTCTATGAGTACTTCCGGTCACGGGCGGCCGTGGTCGAAGAACTCTGCGCGGTCGACTTCCCGGTATGGGCGGCCGAGGTCGAGGCGGCGATGTCGCAGGCCCAGACGCCCGAGGGCAAGGTCGAGGCGTATGTCCGCCAACAGCTCGCCCTGGTCGGCGACCGCCGGCACCGGGCCGTTGTCGCCATCTCCGCGAGCGAACTCGACGCGGGAGCACGAGAAAAGATCCGCGCCGCGCACGGCGGCCTCGTCGCCATGATCGTGGAAGCGCTCGGGGACATGGGCCACGACCAGCCCCGTATGGCCGCCATGCTCCTTCAGGGCATCGTGGACGCGGCGGTACGGCGCATCGAGCTGGGCGCGGCCGAGGACCCGGATGCCATCACCGAAGCCGCTGTGAAGATGGCGTTGCGGGGGGTACGGGGCTGA
- the frr gene encoding ribosome recycling factor, protein MIEETLLEAEEKMEKAVVVAKEDFAAIRTGRAHPAMFNKIVADYYGALTPINQLASFSVPEPRMAVVTPFDKSALRNIEQAIRDSDLGVNPSNDGNIIRVVFPELTEERRRDYIKVAKTKGEDAKVSIRSVRRKAKDAIDKMIKDGEVGEDEGRRAEKELDDTTAKYVAQVDELLKHKESELLEV, encoded by the coding sequence GTGATCGAAGAGACCCTCCTCGAGGCCGAGGAGAAGATGGAGAAGGCCGTCGTGGTCGCCAAGGAGGACTTCGCCGCGATCCGCACCGGTCGTGCGCACCCGGCGATGTTCAACAAGATCGTGGCCGACTACTACGGCGCACTGACGCCGATCAACCAGCTCGCCTCGTTCTCGGTGCCGGAACCGCGTATGGCCGTGGTGACCCCGTTCGACAAGAGCGCGTTGCGCAACATCGAGCAGGCGATCCGCGACTCCGACCTGGGCGTCAACCCGAGCAACGACGGCAATATCATTCGGGTGGTGTTCCCCGAGCTGACCGAGGAGCGCCGCAGGGACTACATCAAGGTCGCCAAGACCAAGGGCGAGGACGCCAAGGTGTCGATCCGGTCCGTCCGCCGCAAGGCCAAGGACGCCATCGACAAGATGATCAAGGATGGCGAGGTCGGCGAGGACGAGGGCCGCCGTGCGGAGAAGGAGCTCGACGACACCACCGCGAAGTACGTCGCCCAGGTGGACGAGCTGCTCAAGCACAAGGAATCAGAGCTGCTCGAGGTCTGA
- a CDS encoding IS4 family transposase, translated as MQCVITREIAVAEGLYAPGHLGELTQIVPFEMVDTVLAECGAVQRRLRKLPARVVVYLLLAAALFEDCGYRAVWGKLTAALDALPLPSVTATALWHARCRLGPRPLQALFDLLRGPASTIGTTGARWAHLLVVAIDGTYLDVPDSPHTRACLGKGSNRFNTAGYPQICLTALVACGTRAVLDAAFGPRSTGETTYGRRLLRSLTPGMIVLLDRGFSGNAFLEHTAATGADFLARLTATRKPPLLRRLPDGSFLSRIATVDVRIIECEITITTTAGRHTGVYRLATTLLDHRTHPAFELVKLYHERWEVESAYFAIKKSMLGRRVLRARTMPGIAQEVYALLTVYQAIRTAIADATGTVPGTDPDRASFSAALQAARDQVVQAANVIAGTTIDLVGAIGHAVLNQLMPARRLRVSPRAVKRPLSRYAYKSLRVDRRTYKATISIDILSTTAISP; from the coding sequence GTGCAGTGTGTCATCACCCGCGAGATCGCGGTAGCCGAGGGCCTCTACGCGCCAGGCCATCTGGGCGAGCTGACCCAGATCGTGCCGTTCGAGATGGTCGATACGGTGCTCGCCGAGTGCGGGGCCGTTCAGCGTCGGCTGCGCAAGCTGCCTGCCCGCGTCGTCGTCTACCTGCTGCTGGCCGCCGCGTTGTTCGAGGACTGCGGCTACCGCGCCGTGTGGGGCAAGCTGACTGCCGCGTTGGATGCGCTGCCGCTGCCGAGTGTCACGGCAACAGCCCTGTGGCATGCCCGCTGCCGCCTGGGACCCCGCCCGCTGCAGGCCCTGTTCGACCTCCTGCGCGGCCCGGCGAGCACGATCGGTACCACCGGGGCACGCTGGGCCCACCTGCTGGTCGTCGCCATCGACGGCACCTACCTCGACGTCCCCGACAGCCCCCACACCCGCGCCTGCCTGGGCAAGGGGTCCAACCGGTTCAACACCGCCGGCTACCCGCAGATCTGCCTGACCGCCCTGGTCGCCTGCGGCACCCGCGCCGTCCTGGACGCGGCCTTCGGACCACGCAGCACCGGCGAGACCACCTACGGCCGGCGCCTGCTGCGCTCCCTGACACCCGGAATGATCGTGCTGCTGGACCGCGGCTTCAGCGGCAACGCCTTCCTTGAGCACACCGCCGCCACCGGAGCCGACTTCCTGGCCCGCCTGACCGCCACCCGCAAACCGCCCCTCCTGCGGCGCCTGCCGGACGGCTCCTTCCTCTCCCGCATCGCCACCGTCGACGTCCGCATCATCGAATGCGAGATCACCATCACCACCACCGCCGGACGCCACACCGGCGTCTACCGTCTGGCGACCACCCTGCTCGACCACCGCACCCATCCCGCGTTCGAGCTGGTCAAGCTCTACCACGAACGCTGGGAAGTGGAGTCCGCCTACTTCGCGATCAAGAAATCCATGCTCGGCCGCCGGGTCCTGCGCGCCCGCACCATGCCCGGCATCGCCCAGGAGGTCTACGCCCTGCTCACCGTCTACCAGGCCATCAGGACCGCCATCGCCGACGCCACCGGCACCGTCCCCGGCACCGACCCAGACCGCGCAAGCTTCTCCGCCGCCCTCCAAGCCGCCCGCGACCAGGTCGTCCAGGCCGCGAACGTGATCGCCGGCACCACCATCGACCTCGTCGGCGCCATCGGCCACGCGGTCCTGAACCAGCTCATGCCCGCCCGCCGCCTGCGCGTCAGCCCCCGCGCCGTCAAACGCCCCCTGTCCCGCTACGCCTATAAAAGTCTCCGCGTCGACCGACGCACCTACAAGGCCACCATCAGCATCGACATCCTCTCGACAACAGCCATCAGCCCATAA